The proteins below come from a single Methanofastidiosum sp. genomic window:
- a CDS encoding 4Fe-4S binding protein: MRRIVRVDEEKCNGCGVCSIICPLKIVSIENGKAVLDEDLCDGLGGCVRKCPQEAMSLVEID; encoded by the coding sequence ATGAGAAGAATAGTTAGAGTTGATGAAGAAAAATGTAATGGATGTGGAGTATGCTCCATCATATGCCCACTAAAAATCGTTTCAATTGAAAACGGAAAGGCTGTGCTAGATGAAGATTTATGCGATGGTCTTGGAGGATGCGTAAGGAAATGCCCTCAAGAAGCCATGAGTCTAGTTGAAATTGATTAG
- a CDS encoding class I SAM-dependent methyltransferase: MEDTEKLYKNYYFNEFKSLGTDYNDPEEIRIYDERMGKLRNIKKEIDDTIKIIDLKKGDILLEIGCGTGEFCIEAAKRCSKIIALDVSKNMLEYAKNKASNKGITNISFVNAGFLSYEHEGKPVDLVVSSIALHHLPDFWKLMALKNINSMLKEKGKFYLHDVVFSFDTNNFEKAVECWINQTNDDRMKKNMVNHISEEFSTTNWIMEKIIEHAGFSIESKEYKNDFFASYLCTKN; this comes from the coding sequence ATGGAAGATACAGAAAAACTCTATAAAAACTACTATTTTAACGAATTCAAATCTCTTGGAACAGATTATAACGATCCCGAAGAGATTAGAATATATGATGAAAGAATGGGTAAATTAAGAAATATCAAAAAGGAAATTGATGATACTATAAAAATAATTGACCTTAAAAAAGGAGACATCCTTTTAGAAATTGGATGTGGAACTGGAGAATTTTGCATCGAAGCAGCAAAAAGATGTAGTAAAATTATTGCATTGGATGTATCTAAGAATATGCTTGAGTATGCAAAAAATAAGGCCAGTAATAAGGGGATTACCAACATTTCTTTTGTCAACGCAGGATTTTTATCATACGAACATGAAGGGAAACCAGTAGATTTAGTAGTTTCAAGTATAGCTTTACACCATCTCCCTGATTTCTGGAAGTTAATGGCTCTAAAAAATATTAATTCTATGCTTAAAGAAAAAGGCAAATTTTACCTTCACGACGTTGTTTTTTCATTTGATACTAACAATTTTGAAAAGGCAGTTGAATGCTGGATTAATCAAACAAATGATGACAGAATGAAAAAGAATATGGTAAATCATATTAGCGAAGAATTTTCTACAACAAATTGGATAATGGAGAAAATCATCGAGCATGCGGGGTTTTCTATTGAATCTAAAGAATATAAAAATGATTTTTTTGCTTCATATTTATGTACAAAGAACTAA
- a CDS encoding PAS domain S-box protein, with product MEKPQLRILLVEDSVDDAELLARLIKKGGYSVYYERIDTAKQMVEALTNKQWDVIISDYKMPNFSGIKALEILNEFGIDIPFILVSGTIGEQLAVEAMKKGANDYLMKDNLSRLVPAIERELKECKIRNNERNAQKEIIKLNRIYTILSDINQMIVRSHDKQEIFDKACQIAVDKGQFVLAWIGLLTEDEETLKPVAFAGLGDFESLFGKATSGDTNWSNSFTFNTLKSGETKVFNDIQKYPELNKWKEHLDKTGLTSMAIVPLKIKGKSIGAYFLHSNEIDFFNKDEIKLLEELADDISFAIESIERETKRKEIEKALIESENKFKLIFNNAAVGIDLMDNNYNFVELNDKLSEILGYEKNELIGKSILEVTYPDDFEITKNSLNALVNGDLESYFVEKRYKKKDGSVFWGELFVSGIRKEDKDFQSIVGVIVDINKRKQAEELLKKNEEKYRELVENANSIIAKFDKDGRIISMNEFGLKLFGYKQEELIGKTWAETILPKVESTGKLLETLAIDIIKDVDKYSVNLNENVKKNGERIWVYWTNRPIRDKDGQITGILSVGTDVTDKIIAEKQMEKNVEYFAHLVDHIRNPLAILSGFIQVKVDNEETKARLIRQIDRIDDMIKQLDKGWIDTEETRKFLKKHR from the coding sequence ATGGAAAAGCCACAACTTAGAATACTATTGGTAGAAGATTCAGTAGACGATGCTGAACTATTAGCGCGATTAATAAAAAAAGGTGGCTATTCTGTTTACTATGAAAGAATCGATACTGCAAAACAAATGGTGGAAGCTTTAACAAATAAGCAATGGGATGTTATAATATCTGATTACAAAATGCCTAATTTTTCAGGGATCAAAGCTTTAGAAATTTTAAACGAATTTGGTATAGACATACCTTTTATCTTAGTTTCAGGAACAATAGGAGAGCAATTGGCCGTCGAAGCAATGAAAAAGGGTGCAAATGATTACCTCATGAAAGATAATCTTTCAAGATTAGTTCCAGCAATTGAGAGAGAGCTTAAAGAATGTAAAATTCGTAATAATGAAAGAAATGCACAAAAAGAAATAATCAAGCTAAATAGAATCTATACTATTCTAAGTGACATAAATCAAATGATAGTTAGAAGTCACGATAAACAAGAGATTTTTGATAAGGCATGTCAAATAGCCGTTGATAAAGGACAATTTGTTTTGGCATGGATTGGTTTATTGACCGAAGATGAAGAGACCTTAAAACCAGTTGCCTTCGCGGGATTAGGGGATTTTGAATCTTTATTTGGCAAAGCAACTTCTGGAGATACTAACTGGTCAAACAGCTTTACCTTTAATACACTAAAAAGTGGAGAAACTAAGGTTTTTAATGATATTCAAAAATATCCAGAATTAAATAAATGGAAGGAACATTTAGATAAAACAGGGTTAACTTCCATGGCAATTGTTCCTCTAAAAATTAAGGGAAAGTCAATTGGGGCATACTTCTTACATTCAAATGAAATTGATTTTTTTAATAAAGACGAGATAAAACTTCTTGAAGAACTTGCAGACGATATATCATTTGCCATAGAATCAATTGAAAGAGAAACTAAACGAAAAGAAATTGAAAAAGCATTAATTGAAAGTGAAAATAAATTCAAATTGATATTTAATAATGCAGCAGTAGGCATAGACCTCATGGACAACAATTATAACTTTGTTGAATTGAATGATAAATTATCTGAAATCTTAGGATATGAAAAAAATGAACTAATTGGCAAAAGTATTTTAGAAGTAACGTACCCCGATGATTTTGAAATTACCAAAAATAGTCTAAATGCTCTTGTTAATGGCGATCTAGAATCATATTTTGTTGAGAAAAGATACAAAAAAAAGGATGGGAGCGTATTTTGGGGTGAGTTATTCGTATCCGGTATACGAAAAGAGGATAAAGATTTCCAATCAATTGTGGGTGTTATTGTCGACATTAACAAGCGCAAGCAAGCTGAAGAATTACTAAAGAAAAATGAAGAAAAATATAGAGAACTCGTAGAAAATGCTAATAGCATAATAGCCAAATTCGATAAAGATGGAAGGATTATTTCAATGAATGAATTTGGATTAAAACTTTTTGGTTATAAGCAAGAAGAACTAATTGGAAAAACTTGGGCCGAAACAATATTGCCCAAAGTAGAAAGTACCGGTAAACTTCTGGAAACTCTAGCAATAGACATTATAAAGGACGTTGATAAATATAGTGTTAATCTAAATGAAAATGTAAAGAAAAACGGAGAGCGTATATGGGTATACTGGACAAACAGACCAATAAGAGATAAAGACGGGCAAATAACTGGAATTCTTTCAGTAGGCACAGATGTAACCGATAAAATTATAGCAGAAAAACAAATGGAGAAAAATGTAGAATACTTCGCCCACTTAGTCGACCATATTAGAAATCCTCTAGCAATACTAAGTGGATTTATCCAAGTAAAAGTAGATAATGAAGAAACAAAGGCTAGACTGATAAGACAAATAGACAGAATAGATGATATGATAAAGCAACTTGACAAAGGCTGGATTGACACAGAGGAAACTAGAAAGTTTCTAAAAAAACATAGATAA
- a CDS encoding response regulator, with the protein MKNKTILLVEDNQDDIELAIRAFKKNNIANNIDVVKDGEEALDYLFQKGRYSHLTVDDYPELVLLDLKLPKLGGLEVLKKIRENKKTSLTPVVILTSSREEQDLLNGYKNGANSYVRKPVDFNQFIDSVKQLGLYWLVINEPPPKEI; encoded by the coding sequence ATGAAAAACAAAACAATATTATTGGTAGAGGACAATCAAGACGATATTGAGCTTGCAATTAGGGCATTTAAGAAGAATAATATAGCAAATAATATCGATGTAGTAAAAGATGGGGAAGAAGCTTTAGATTATCTATTCCAAAAAGGAAGATATTCTCACCTAACTGTTGACGACTATCCTGAACTAGTTCTTCTAGATTTAAAACTTCCAAAGCTAGGTGGATTAGAAGTGCTTAAAAAAATCCGTGAGAATAAAAAAACTTCATTAACTCCGGTTGTTATACTCACATCTTCCAGAGAAGAACAGGATTTGTTAAATGGCTACAAAAATGGAGCAAACAGCTATGTCCGAAAACCTGTAGATTTTAATCAATTTATAGATTCAGTAAAACAGCTTGGTTTGTATTGGTTAGTAATAAATGAACCCCCTCCTAAGGAGATTTAA
- a CDS encoding ATP-binding protein — translation MGEEGKHYLKRIRNATIKMGNLIDDMLKLSRISRSTMKYEEVNLSQMTGEILSELKKSDPKREVKIKIVKDAIVNGDSGLLRIMLENLLNNAWKFTSKKENSIIEFGILVKEEKNIYFIRDNGVGFDMEYADKLFTPFHRLHSDEEFTGTGVGLANVNRIINMHGGKIWAEGKVGEGATFYFTI, via the coding sequence TTGGGTGAAGAAGGAAAGCACTATCTCAAAAGAATTCGTAATGCTACAATCAAGATGGGAAATCTAATAGATGATATGTTAAAATTATCTAGAATTTCAAGGTCTACAATGAAATATGAAGAAGTTAATCTAAGTCAAATGACAGGAGAGATACTATCCGAATTAAAAAAATCTGACCCCAAAAGAGAAGTAAAAATCAAAATTGTAAAAGATGCAATAGTTAATGGCGATTCTGGTTTATTGAGAATTATGTTAGAGAATCTTTTGAATAATGCGTGGAAATTTACTTCTAAAAAAGAGAATTCAATCATAGAATTTGGGATTTTGGTAAAAGAAGAGAAAAATATATATTTCATTAGAGACAATGGGGTAGGATTTGATATGGAATATGCAGATAAGCTATTTACTCCTTTCCACAGGCTCCATTCGGATGAGGAATTCACTGGAACGGGGGTAGGACTTGCAAATGTTAATAGAATCATTAATATGCATGGGGGAAAAATATGGGCAGAAGGGAAAGTTGGGGAAGGAGCAACATTTTATTTTACAATTTGA
- a CDS encoding PAS domain S-box protein, which yields MDNNTPEKLLKRIDQLKEEIRFYKSIADYTYDWEYLVDINGNILYVSPSCERITGFTPADFIEDTKLLEKIVHKENRFEISRHFKEELKSDDNYSFEFRITSKDGKEKWIEHKCQAVYDEQHSIIGRRASNRDITEGKYRSLYALMNEGMALHQIVYDDTGNPIDYLILDVNPAFEKITGLKKENIIGKKATEIYKITKAPYLDIYYKVAINGNPTRFEVDYEPMGKSFSISAFSPEKNKFATVFEDITERKKAEQSLKKIEWLLTKSSNIEITNKEEAQPYGNLLELNTNRLILDSVGEETLSYIVGDYLDLLETSSAIYEKNGDYAYGIFSSGWCKQLDRASRELCNTKDNKEALASGKWHCHESCWVKSSKVAIETGKPSDIECPGGIHLYAVPIFAKKQIIGSINFGYGDPPKDPIKLKEISKLYNLSIEELFNEADKYETRPKFIIDIAKKRLHTSAKLIGEIVERKITEEELVKNERTLRVLFDSAPIGICLLKDRRFQWINRKMAEILGYSPEELVGQNTRVLYDNEEEYDRVGKILYPSGNNANSMGVESILKRKDGTLINCSTSISALDPSDYSKGFITTLMDITDKKKLEQQIIKLAKFPSENPNPILRVSLDGELLYANNSSSELLSFWKINTGNKLPNEIINFINEALLSKKQLKKDIIVHDRIFSVTFVPFLNESYINIYGKDITDERKAEMALRESEEKHRLLFETMIQGVVYQDSEGNIISANPSSEKILGLTIDQMKGRTSMDSRWRAIHEDGTDFPGDIHPSMISLKTGNIVSNVLMGVFNPNYGEYRWININAVPLFKNNSKKPYLVYTTFEDITERKKSEAEILKYQNHLEDLVAERTARLEIINKELEAFSYSVSHDLRAPLRAIDGLVKL from the coding sequence AAAGAAAATAGATTTGAGATATCAAGGCATTTTAAAGAAGAATTAAAATCTGATGACAATTATTCATTTGAGTTTCGTATCACTTCAAAAGACGGCAAAGAAAAATGGATTGAGCATAAATGTCAAGCAGTATATGACGAACAACATAGTATAATAGGAAGAAGAGCTTCGAATAGGGATATTACAGAAGGAAAATATAGATCGTTATATGCATTAATGAACGAAGGGATGGCTTTACATCAAATTGTTTATGATGACACAGGTAATCCAATTGATTATTTAATCTTAGATGTTAATCCTGCATTTGAAAAAATTACTGGCCTTAAAAAAGAAAATATTATTGGGAAAAAGGCTACAGAAATCTATAAAATTACTAAGGCCCCTTATCTTGATATCTACTACAAAGTTGCGATTAATGGAAATCCAACTAGATTTGAGGTAGATTATGAACCAATGGGGAAAAGTTTTAGTATATCTGCATTTTCTCCAGAAAAAAATAAGTTTGCTACCGTCTTTGAAGATATAACGGAAAGAAAAAAAGCCGAACAATCTCTCAAAAAAATAGAATGGCTCTTGACAAAAAGTAGCAATATAGAAATAACAAACAAAGAGGAAGCTCAACCCTATGGCAATTTGTTAGAATTAAACACCAATCGTTTGATATTAGATTCAGTTGGAGAAGAAACTCTTTCATATATTGTAGGGGATTATCTGGATTTATTAGAAACTTCTTCTGCCATATACGAAAAAAATGGGGACTATGCTTATGGGATATTTAGTTCGGGATGGTGCAAACAACTAGATAGAGCTTCACGAGAACTTTGTAATACTAAAGACAATAAAGAAGCTTTGGCAAGTGGCAAGTGGCATTGTCATGAATCCTGTTGGGTTAAATCTTCCAAAGTAGCAATCGAGACAGGAAAACCATCTGACATCGAATGTCCTGGAGGTATCCATCTTTATGCAGTTCCCATCTTTGCCAAGAAACAAATCATTGGTTCAATTAATTTTGGATATGGTGACCCCCCCAAAGATCCAATTAAATTAAAAGAAATCTCAAAATTGTATAATTTAAGTATTGAAGAATTATTCAATGAAGCGGATAAATATGAAACTAGACCAAAATTTATTATTGACATAGCAAAAAAACGGTTACATACATCTGCAAAATTAATTGGTGAAATAGTTGAAAGAAAAATCACCGAAGAAGAACTAGTAAAAAACGAAAGAACATTAAGGGTATTATTTGATTCAGCACCTATTGGAATATGTCTGTTGAAGGATCGAAGATTTCAATGGATTAATAGAAAAATGGCCGAAATATTAGGATATAGTCCAGAAGAATTAGTGGGACAAAATACTAGGGTGCTATATGATAATGAAGAAGAATATGACCGAGTTGGTAAAATATTATACCCTTCAGGAAATAATGCCAATTCTATGGGCGTTGAATCGATACTCAAAAGAAAAGATGGTACTCTAATCAATTGTTCTACTAGCATAAGTGCTTTAGATCCTTCAGATTATTCAAAAGGATTCATAACAACTTTAATGGACATAACTGATAAGAAAAAGCTGGAACAACAAATTATTAAATTAGCGAAATTTCCATCTGAAAATCCAAATCCAATTCTTAGAGTTTCATTGGATGGTGAATTGCTATATGCAAATAACTCAAGTTCTGAATTATTATCTTTTTGGAAAATTAATACGGGAAATAAATTACCAAATGAGATTATTAATTTCATAAATGAAGCTTTATTATCTAAAAAACAACTAAAGAAAGACATTATTGTGCACGATAGGATATTTTCCGTTACTTTTGTTCCGTTTCTGAATGAATCATATATTAATATATATGGTAAAGATATCACTGATGAAAGAAAGGCTGAAATGGCCTTAAGGGAAAGCGAAGAGAAACATCGCTTACTCTTTGAAACAATGATCCAAGGAGTAGTATACCAAGATTCTGAAGGAAATATAATATCTGCCAACCCATCTTCTGAAAAGATTCTTGGACTAACTATAGATCAAATGAAGGGCAGAACCTCAATGGACTCAAGATGGAGAGCGATACACGAAGACGGAACAGATTTTCCTGGGGATATTCACCCTTCAATGATTTCTTTAAAAACTGGAAACATAGTTAGTAATGTATTAATGGGTGTCTTTAATCCAAATTATGGGGAGTATAGGTGGATCAATATAAATGCAGTTCCATTATTCAAAAATAATTCTAAAAAACCATATCTGGTATATACTACTTTTGAGGATATTACTGAAAGAAAGAAGTCTGAAGCAGAGATACTAAAATACCAAAATCATTTGGAAGATTTAGTTGCAGAAAGAACAGCTAGACTTGAAATCATAAATAAAGAATTAGAGGCTTTTTCATATTCTGTTTCACATGATTTAAGAGCACCTTTAAGGGCTATTGATGGATTGGTCAAGCTTTAG